One genomic segment of Thermoanaerobaculia bacterium includes these proteins:
- the kynU gene encoding kynureninase produces MSEPFHSGRDFAVALDEADPLREFRAEFHVPKRDDGEEEIYFAGNSLGLLPRRTRRYVDDELDKWSRLAVKAHFSGPDPWMPYHELLAPATARLVGALPTEVVTMNSLTVNLHLMMATFYRPTRERFRVLVEDHAFPSDDYAVESHVASRGFDPASAVVRLRPPDGGPAITTEEIAEALAREGDSIALVLLPGVQYYTGQAFDPEAITRLAHEKGCVAGFDLAHAAGNVPLRLHDANVDFAVWCTYKYLNGGPGSVGGCFVHERHGRNGDLPRLAGWWGHDKETRFRMRPGFRPIPGAEGWQLSNPPILSLAAIRASLEIFESAGGIGPLREKSIRLTGYLEWLLRREAGDRVEIFTPSEPGRRGCQLSLRVKPGSIPGRTVFERIEAAGVTCDWRDPDVIRVAPVPLYNRFEEVHRFVGILRAAIR; encoded by the coding sequence GTGAGCGAGCCGTTCCACTCCGGGCGCGATTTCGCGGTCGCGCTGGACGAGGCCGATCCGCTCCGGGAGTTCCGCGCGGAGTTTCACGTCCCGAAGAGGGACGACGGCGAGGAAGAGATCTACTTCGCCGGAAACTCGCTGGGGCTGCTGCCGCGGCGGACCCGCCGTTACGTGGACGACGAGCTCGACAAGTGGAGCCGGCTCGCCGTGAAGGCGCATTTCTCCGGACCGGATCCGTGGATGCCCTACCATGAGCTCCTCGCGCCGGCGACGGCGCGGCTCGTCGGAGCGCTTCCCACCGAAGTCGTGACGATGAATTCGCTCACGGTCAACCTCCATCTGATGATGGCGACGTTCTACCGCCCCACGCGGGAGCGCTTCCGGGTCCTCGTCGAGGATCATGCGTTCCCGTCGGACGACTACGCGGTCGAGTCGCACGTCGCGAGCCGCGGATTCGACCCGGCTTCCGCCGTCGTCCGCCTCCGTCCGCCCGACGGCGGGCCGGCGATCACGACGGAAGAGATCGCGGAGGCCCTCGCGCGCGAGGGCGATTCGATCGCGCTCGTCCTGCTGCCGGGGGTGCAGTACTACACGGGTCAGGCGTTCGACCCGGAAGCGATCACCCGCCTGGCGCACGAAAAGGGGTGCGTCGCGGGATTCGACCTGGCTCACGCGGCGGGGAACGTGCCCTTGCGGCTCCACGACGCGAACGTCGACTTCGCCGTCTGGTGCACCTACAAGTACCTGAACGGCGGCCCCGGCTCCGTCGGCGGCTGCTTCGTCCACGAGCGGCATGGCAGGAACGGCGATCTCCCGCGCCTGGCCGGCTGGTGGGGGCACGACAAGGAGACGCGTTTCCGGATGCGGCCGGGGTTCCGGCCGATTCCCGGGGCGGAGGGGTGGCAGCTCTCGAACCCGCCGATCCTCTCCCTGGCCGCGATCCGCGCGTCTCTCGAGATCTTCGAATCGGCGGGAGGAATCGGGCCCCTGCGCGAGAAGTCGATTCGCCTGACCGGCTATCTCGAGTGGCTGCTGCGCCGGGAAGCCGGCGATCGCGTCGAGATCTTCACGCCGTCCGAGCCGGGCCGGCGCGGCTGCCAGCTTTCGCTCCGCGTGAAGCCCGGCTCGATCCCCGGCCGGACGGTGTTCGAAAGGATCGAGGCGGCCGGCGTGACGTGCGACTGGCGCGATCCGGACGTGATCCGGGTCGCCCCGGTGCCGCTCTACAACCGGTTCGAGGAAGTGCACCGCTTCGTCGGGATCCTGCGGGCCGCGATCCGTTGA